In Rhodobacter xanthinilyticus, a single window of DNA contains:
- a CDS encoding MFS transporter, with product MRLSIAFLVLGYVLSQFYRACLAVLTPTLKAELGADAGDLAVSLGLWYVAFGVMQIPVGEALDRIGPRRTAGWLLALGGAGGAAAFAMAEGPWGVHVAMMLIGVGCSPVLMAGYYIFARSFAPAMFGTLAGAMLGTGSLGNLAGAAPLAAAVEAFGWRGTLWGLAVVTAVVALAILTLTRDPERVAHAGPRGSVLDILRLPGFWMLLPMTAANYTAAAGIRGLWAGPYLDAVHGADAALIGQVTLVMGLAMIAGNFAYGPADKIFGSHKRVALLGNMVLAGAIAVLWLAPGMGLWQATAVFAVIGFFGATFPVLMAHGRAFFPPHLVGRGVTLLNMFSITGVAAASFGSRPVYEAAAHLPPAEAFGRLFLFFLVPVCLGLAVYLFARDKPDAAR from the coding sequence ATGCGCCTGTCGATTGCTTTTCTGGTGCTGGGCTATGTGCTTAGCCAGTTCTACCGCGCCTGCCTCGCGGTTCTGACGCCGACCCTCAAGGCCGAGCTCGGCGCCGATGCGGGCGATCTCGCGGTGTCGCTGGGGCTTTGGTATGTCGCCTTCGGGGTGATGCAGATCCCGGTGGGCGAGGCGCTCGACCGGATCGGGCCGCGGCGCACGGCGGGGTGGCTGCTGGCGCTCGGCGGGGCGGGCGGGGCGGCGGCTTTCGCCATGGCCGAGGGGCCCTGGGGGGTGCATGTCGCGATGATGCTGATCGGGGTCGGCTGCTCGCCGGTCTTGATGGCGGGCTATTACATCTTCGCGCGCAGCTTCGCGCCGGCGATGTTTGGCACGCTGGCCGGCGCGATGCTCGGCACGGGCAGCCTCGGCAATCTCGCCGGCGCGGCGCCTTTGGCGGCGGCGGTCGAGGCCTTTGGCTGGCGCGGCACGCTGTGGGGGCTGGCGGTGGTGACGGCGGTGGTCGCGCTCGCGATCCTGACCTTAACCCGCGACCCCGAGCGCGTCGCCCATGCCGGCCCGCGCGGCTCGGTGCTCGATATCCTGCGGCTGCCGGGGTTCTGGATGCTCCTGCCGATGACGGCGGCGAATTACACCGCCGCGGCGGGGATCCGGGGGCTCTGGGCGGGGCCCTATCTCGACGCGGTGCATGGCGCGGATGCGGCGCTGATCGGGCAGGTGACGCTGGTGATGGGGCTCGCGATGATCGCGGGGAATTTCGCCTATGGCCCGGCCGACAAGATCTTCGGCAGCCACAAACGGGTGGCGCTCCTGGGCAATATGGTGCTCGCCGGGGCGATCGCGGTCTTGTGGCTCGCGCCGGGGATGGGGCTGTGGCAGGCGACGGCGGTCTTTGCGGTGATCGGCTTCTTTGGCGCGACCTTCCCGGTCTTGATGGCGCATGGACGCGCGTTCTTCCCCCCGCATCTTGTGGGGCGCGGGGTCACGCTCCTCAACATGTTCTCGATCACCGGGGTCGCGGCGGCGAGCTTCGGCTCGCGGCCCGTCTATGAGGCGGCGGCGCATCTGCCCCCGGCCGAGGCCTTCGGGCGGCTCTTTCTGTTCTTCCTCGTGCCGGTTTGTCTCGGCCTTGCGGTCTATCTCTTCGCCCGAGACAAACCCGACGCCGCGCGCTAG
- the modB gene encoding molybdate ABC transporter permease subunit, producing MMGLTPEELTALLLSLKVGAVAVVCALPPGVAVALWLARGRGPLRGAVNLLVHLPLILPPVVTGYFLLLAFGRKGPVGAFLEETFGLVFAFRWTGAALAAGVMGFPLMVRAIRLAIEAVDPRLEEAARTLGARPLAVFATVTLPLIAPGVIAGAILAFAKAMGEFGATITFVSNIPGQTQTLPSAIYTALQVPGPEASAAAARLALISVAVATGALLASEFIARRVAARIRGA from the coding sequence ATGATGGGGCTAACCCCCGAGGAACTCACCGCGCTTTTGCTCTCGCTCAAGGTGGGGGCGGTGGCGGTCGTCTGCGCGCTGCCGCCGGGGGTGGCGGTGGCGCTGTGGCTGGCGCGCGGGCGCGGCCCCTTGCGCGGCGCGGTCAACCTGCTCGTGCATCTGCCGCTGATCCTGCCGCCGGTGGTGACCGGCTATTTCCTGCTGCTCGCCTTTGGCCGCAAGGGGCCGGTCGGCGCCTTTCTCGAAGAGACCTTCGGCCTCGTCTTCGCCTTCCGCTGGACGGGCGCGGCGCTCGCGGCGGGGGTGATGGGCTTTCCGCTGATGGTCCGCGCGATCCGCCTCGCGATCGAGGCGGTGGACCCGCGCCTCGAGGAGGCCGCGCGCACGCTCGGCGCCCGCCCGCTCGCGGTCTTCGCCACCGTCACGCTGCCGCTGATCGCGCCCGGGGTGATCGCCGGCGCGATCCTCGCCTTCGCCAAGGCGATGGGCGAGTTTGGCGCGACGATCACCTTCGTCTCGAACATCCCGGGCCAGACCCAGACCCTGCCCTCGGCGATCTACACCGCCCTTCAGGTGCCCGGCCCCGAGGCGAGCGCCGCCGCCGCTCGGCTCGCCCTGATCTCGGTCGCGGTGGCAACCGGCGCGCTGCTCGCCTCGGAATTCATCGCGCGCCGGGTCGCGGCGCGGATCCGGGGGGCATGA
- the glcF gene encoding glycolate oxidase subunit GlcF, translated as MQTNFTQDQLADPGLARANEILRACVHCGFCTATCPSYQVLGDELDSPRGRIYLIKEMLETGRPADAETVRHIDRCLSCLACMTTCPSGVHYMHLIDHARAHVEKTYRRPLLDRLLRFALAKIVPYPGRFRLAMRGARLARPVARLLPDARLKAMVAMAPPVLPKPSESDRPQVFAAIGERRHRVALQIGCAQRALDPDINDATIRLLRRLGCEVVIPKNLGCCGALSHHMGRASESHAQAARNIRAYLAAGPLDAVIINTSGCGTTVKDYGHMFRTGPLAAEAAEVAGLALDISEFLQQIGLPEGAPKGLRVAYHAACSLQHGQQVKTAPKDLLKRVGFEVVEPADSHLCCGSAGTYNLLQPEISAELKARKVATLEARRPQVIAAGNIGCMIQIGSGTAVPVVHTVELLDWATGGPKPRALADLP; from the coding sequence ATGCAGACGAATTTCACCCAGGACCAGCTCGCCGACCCCGGCCTTGCGCGCGCCAACGAGATCCTGCGCGCCTGTGTGCATTGCGGGTTTTGCACAGCGACTTGCCCGTCTTATCAAGTGCTTGGCGATGAGCTCGACAGCCCGCGCGGGCGCATTTACCTGATCAAGGAGATGCTCGAGACGGGCCGGCCCGCCGACGCCGAAACCGTGCGCCATATCGACCGCTGCCTGAGCTGTCTGGCCTGCATGACGACCTGCCCCTCGGGGGTGCATTACATGCATCTGATCGACCACGCCCGCGCCCATGTCGAGAAGACCTATCGGCGGCCGCTTCTCGACCGGCTGTTGCGCTTTGCGCTGGCCAAGATCGTGCCCTATCCGGGGCGGTTCCGGCTTGCGATGCGCGGCGCGCGGCTCGCGCGGCCCGTCGCGCGGCTTCTGCCCGATGCGCGGCTCAAGGCGATGGTGGCGATGGCGCCGCCAGTGCTGCCCAAACCTTCCGAGAGCGACCGCCCGCAGGTCTTCGCCGCGATCGGCGAGCGGCGGCACCGGGTCGCCTTGCAGATCGGCTGTGCGCAGCGCGCGCTCGATCCCGATATCAACGACGCCACGATCCGGCTCCTGCGGCGGCTTGGCTGCGAGGTGGTGATCCCCAAGAATTTGGGGTGCTGCGGCGCGCTTTCGCATCATATGGGGCGCGCGAGCGAGAGCCACGCCCAGGCCGCGCGCAATATCCGCGCCTATCTGGCCGCCGGGCCGCTCGATGCGGTGATCATCAACACCTCGGGCTGCGGCACCACGGTCAAGGATTACGGGCATATGTTCCGCACCGGGCCGCTCGCCGCGGAGGCGGCCGAGGTGGCGGGGCTCGCGCTCGATATCTCCGAGTTTCTCCAGCAGATCGGCCTGCCCGAGGGCGCGCCGAAGGGGCTGCGGGTGGCCTATCACGCGGCCTGTTCGCTGCAACACGGCCAGCAGGTCAAGACCGCGCCGAAGGATCTGTTGAAACGGGTGGGTTTCGAGGTGGTGGAGCCCGCCGACAGCCATCTGTGCTGCGGATCGGCGGGGACGTATAACCTGCTGCAGCCCGAGATTTCGGCCGAGCTGAAGGCGCGCAAGGTCGCCACCCTCGAGGCGCGGCGCCCGCAGGTGATCGCGGCGGGGAATATCGGCTGCATGATCCAGATCGGCTCGGGCACGGCCGTGCCGGTGGTGCATACGGTCGAGCTTCTCGATTGGGCGACCGGCGGGCCGAAGCCGCGCGCGCTCGCGGATCTGCCTTAA
- a CDS encoding trypsin-like serine peptidase has protein sequence MLRLALALILLALPGLAQEAPTRLETLETGSDSRGWEAVGRLELGASFCTGTLIGPDLVLTAAHCLFDSLSGKMIPTDQIQFRAGWRNGRAVAYRGARRAVAHPSYQYQGADKIDRVAWDLALIELDQPIRLPQLRPFGLDGPPAPGEHVEVVSYAHDRAEAPSLQKSCTVLERPADVVLMDCSVDFGSSGAPVFAIRAGAPQIVSVISAKAEYNKTPVSLGTLVGRVADLKAALNARAAPQAAQFSRQGGAKFVRP, from the coding sequence ATGCTGCGCCTTGCCCTCGCCCTGATCCTGCTCGCGCTGCCCGGCCTCGCCCAGGAGGCGCCGACGCGGCTCGAAACGCTCGAGACCGGCTCGGACAGCCGCGGCTGGGAGGCGGTGGGGCGGCTCGAGCTCGGCGCGAGCTTCTGCACCGGCACGCTGATCGGCCCCGATCTCGTGCTGACCGCGGCGCATTGCCTCTTCGACAGCCTCTCGGGCAAGATGATCCCGACCGATCAGATCCAGTTCCGCGCGGGTTGGCGCAACGGCCGCGCGGTGGCCTATCGGGGCGCGCGGCGGGCGGTGGCGCATCCCTCCTATCAATATCAGGGCGCCGACAAGATCGACCGTGTCGCCTGGGATCTGGCGCTGATCGAGCTCGATCAGCCGATCCGGCTGCCGCAGCTGCGCCCCTTCGGCCTCGATGGCCCGCCCGCGCCGGGCGAGCATGTCGAGGTGGTCTCCTATGCCCATGACCGCGCCGAGGCGCCGTCGCTGCAAAAATCCTGCACCGTGCTCGAGCGGCCCGCCGATGTCGTCTTGATGGATTGTTCGGTGGATTTCGGCTCCTCCGGGGCGCCGGTTTTTGCGATCCGCGCGGGGGCGCCGCAGATCGTCTCGGTGATCTCGGCCAAGGCCGAATACAACAAGACCCCGGTGTCGCTCGGCACGCTGGTGGGCCGGGTCGCGGATCTGAAGGCCGCGCTGAACGCCCGCGCCGCGCCGCAGGCCGCGCAATTCTCCCGCCAGGGCGGGGCGAAATTCGTCCGCCCCTGA
- a CDS encoding aspartate-semialdehyde dehydrogenase: MGYKVVVVGATGNVGKEMLNILAEREFPVDEIAALASRKSLGTEVSFGDKTLTTKDLDTFDFTGWDIALFAIGSDATKVYAPKAASQGCVVIDNSSLYRYDPEIPLIVPEVNADDVVRYKNKNIIANPNCSTAQMVVALKPLHDRAKIKRVVVSTYQSVSGTGKEAMDELWNQTKGMYVPGQEVEPKVYPKQIAFNVIPHIDVFLDSGETKEEWKMVAETKKILDPSIKLTATCVRVPVFVGHSEAINIEFEEFLDWEEATEILREAPGILVVDKREAGGYITPIECVGEYATYISRIRQDSTIENGLNIWCVSDNLRKGAALNAVQIAEVLGQRCLKKG; encoded by the coding sequence ATGGGCTACAAAGTCGTCGTCGTCGGTGCCACGGGCAACGTTGGCAAGGAAATGCTGAACATTCTCGCCGAGCGCGAGTTCCCGGTTGATGAAATCGCGGCGCTGGCGTCGCGCAAATCGCTGGGCACTGAGGTCAGCTTTGGCGACAAGACTTTGACCACCAAGGATCTCGACACCTTCGATTTCACCGGCTGGGATATCGCGCTCTTCGCGATCGGCTCGGATGCGACGAAGGTTTACGCGCCCAAGGCCGCGAGCCAGGGCTGCGTGGTGATCGATAACTCCTCGCTCTACCGCTATGACCCCGAGATCCCGCTGATCGTTCCGGAAGTGAACGCCGACGACGTCGTGCGTTACAAGAACAAGAACATCATCGCGAACCCGAACTGCTCGACCGCGCAGATGGTTGTGGCGCTGAAACCGCTGCATGACCGCGCGAAGATCAAACGCGTCGTGGTCTCGACCTATCAATCCGTCTCCGGCACCGGCAAGGAGGCGATGGACGAGCTTTGGAACCAGACCAAGGGCATGTATGTCCCCGGTCAGGAGGTTGAGCCGAAGGTCTACCCCAAGCAGATCGCCTTCAACGTGATCCCGCATATCGACGTGTTCCTCGACAGCGGCGAGACCAAGGAAGAGTGGAAGATGGTCGCCGAGACCAAGAAAATCCTCGACCCGTCGATCAAGCTGACCGCGACCTGCGTGCGCGTGCCGGTGTTCGTGGGCCACTCGGAAGCGATCAACATCGAGTTCGAGGAATTCCTCGACTGGGAAGAAGCGACCGAGATCCTGCGCGAGGCGCCCGGGATCCTCGTCGTCGACAAGCGTGAGGCCGGTGGCTACATCACCCCGATCGAATGTGTGGGCGAATATGCGACCTATATCTCGCGGATCCGTCAGGACAGCACGATCGAGAACGGGCTGAACATCTGGTGCGTGTCGGACAACCTGCGCAAGGGCGCGGCGCTGAACGCGGTGCAGATCGCCGAAGTGCTCGGCCAGCGCTGCCTCAAGAAGGGCTGA
- the modA gene encoding molybdate ABC transporter substrate-binding protein gives MRALLLALTLLTPAAAEAEEVVIFAAASMKTALDAVAAEWQEKTGNTAVISYAGSSKLAQQILAGAPADLFISAAPNWMDAVAEGGALAPGSRRDLLGNRLVLVGHAAGEVALADLPARLGQEHLAMALVDSVPAGQYGKAAFESLGLWGALAPQVAQADNVRAALALVASGEAPYGVVYATDAAAEPRVHLAATFPAESHPPITYPAARLAAAPHPQAAAAFEQFLTGPEAANVFKSQGFTVLTEE, from the coding sequence ATGCGCGCCCTTCTCCTCGCCCTCACCCTGCTCACCCCCGCGGCCGCCGAGGCCGAGGAGGTGGTGATCTTCGCCGCCGCCTCGATGAAAACCGCGCTCGATGCCGTCGCGGCCGAGTGGCAGGAGAAGACCGGCAACACCGCCGTGATCTCCTATGCCGGCAGCTCGAAACTCGCCCAGCAGATCCTCGCGGGCGCGCCGGCCGATCTCTTCATCTCGGCCGCGCCGAACTGGATGGATGCGGTGGCCGAGGGCGGCGCGCTGGCGCCGGGCTCGCGGCGCGATCTCCTGGGCAACCGGCTCGTGCTCGTCGGCCATGCCGCGGGCGAGGTCGCGCTCGCCGATCTGCCCGCGCGGCTCGGCCAGGAGCATCTGGCGATGGCGCTGGTCGATTCGGTGCCCGCGGGCCAATATGGCAAGGCGGCTTTCGAGAGCCTGGGGCTGTGGGGCGCGCTCGCGCCGCAGGTCGCGCAGGCCGATAACGTGCGCGCGGCGCTGGCGCTCGTGGCGAGCGGCGAGGCGCCCTATGGCGTCGTCTACGCCACCGACGCCGCCGCCGAGCCGCGCGTGCATCTCGCCGCGACCTTCCCCGCCGAGAGCCACCCGCCGATCACCTACCCCGCCGCCCGCCTCGCCGCCGCGCCCCACCCGCAGGCCGCCGCCGCGTTCGAGCAGTTCCTGACCGGCCCCGAGGCTGCCAACGTCTTCAAATCGCAAGGTTTCACGGTTCTCACGGAGGAATGA
- a CDS encoding winged helix-turn-helix domain-containing protein, with translation MDPTRMMLRLYFGPLMFGPGKADLLEGIAAEGSISAAGRRMGMSYKRAWSLVEEMNAGFAEPLVASARGGARGGGAHLTEAGAEVLAAYRRLEARLATEGAAEIGAIGRHIRPDMSDEK, from the coding sequence ATGGACCCGACCCGTATGATGTTGCGGCTTTATTTCGGGCCGCTGATGTTTGGCCCGGGCAAGGCCGACCTGCTCGAGGGGATCGCGGCGGAGGGCTCGATCTCGGCCGCCGGGCGGCGGATGGGGATGAGCTACAAACGCGCCTGGAGCCTCGTCGAGGAGATGAACGCGGGCTTTGCCGAGCCCTTGGTCGCGAGCGCGCGCGGCGGCGCGCGCGGCGGCGGCGCGCATCTGACCGAGGCGGGCGCGGAGGTGCTCGCGGCCTATCGGCGGCTCGAGGCGCGGCTTGCGACAGAGGGGGCGGCGGAGATCGGTGCGATCGGGCGCCACATCCGCCCGGATATGTCCGACGAGAAATAA
- a CDS encoding glycosyltransferase family 4 protein, with translation MTQIDVIAPNLKRRLSGVTATVVRLVPLQARLIGIAATGPGLPPSVPHVPLWRVPFLPRRRRVWHARRNTEMLLGLALKTLARMDLKFVFTSASQRRHTGYTKWLISRMDAVVATSARTAGYLERPARVILHGIDTAGFAPPSHRAALRARLGLPEGVLVGCYGRIRAQKGTDAFVEAMIGLLPQRPGVTALVMGRATESHGAFLEGLKARVAQAGLGGRILFLPEVSVDKMADWYRVLDLYVAPQRWEGFGLTPIEAMACGVPVVATRVGAFEEIVTPETGALVAPDDIGALAAAVAPFLDDGARRGAASQAARARVMERFRIEGEAEALVALYRELLA, from the coding sequence ATGACCCAGATCGATGTCATCGCCCCGAACCTCAAGCGCCGGCTCTCCGGCGTCACCGCGACGGTGGTGCGCCTCGTGCCGCTCCAGGCCAGGCTGATCGGCATCGCGGCGACGGGGCCGGGGCTGCCGCCTTCGGTGCCGCATGTGCCGCTCTGGCGGGTGCCGTTCCTGCCGCGGCGCCGCCGGGTCTGGCATGCGCGGCGCAATACCGAGATGTTGCTCGGGCTCGCGCTGAAGACGCTGGCGCGGATGGATCTCAAATTCGTCTTCACCTCGGCCAGCCAGCGCCGCCACACCGGCTATACCAAGTGGTTGATTTCAAGGATGGATGCGGTGGTGGCGACGAGCGCGCGCACGGCGGGTTATCTCGAGCGCCCGGCGCGGGTGATCTTGCACGGGATCGATACCGCGGGCTTTGCGCCGCCGAGCCACCGCGCGGCGCTGCGCGCGCGGCTTGGCCTGCCCGAGGGGGTGCTGGTCGGCTGCTACGGCCGGATCCGCGCGCAAAAGGGCACCGACGCTTTTGTCGAGGCGATGATCGGGCTCTTGCCGCAGCGGCCGGGGGTGACCGCGCTCGTCATGGGCCGCGCGACCGAGAGCCATGGCGCCTTTCTCGAGGGGCTGAAGGCGCGGGTGGCGCAGGCGGGGCTTGGCGGGCGGATCCTGTTTCTGCCCGAGGTCAGCGTCGACAAGATGGCCGATTGGTATCGGGTGCTCGATCTCTATGTGGCGCCACAGCGCTGGGAGGGGTTCGGGCTGACGCCGATCGAGGCGATGGCCTGCGGGGTGCCGGTGGTGGCGACGCGGGTCGGCGCCTTCGAGGAGATCGTGACGCCCGAGACCGGCGCGCTCGTCGCGCCCGACGATATCGGGGCGCTGGCGGCGGCGGTGGCGCCGTTTCTCGACGATGGCGCGCGGCGCGGCGCGGCCTCGCAGGCGGCGCGGGCGCGGGTCATGGAGCGGTTTCGCATCGAGGGCGAGGCGGAGGCTCTGGTGGCGCTTTACCGCGAGCTTTTGGCGTGA
- a CDS encoding glycosyltransferase family 29 protein, with protein sequence MSRAGFYLARLMRREAPIAALSVPQAALLNDLAGRRVALVGNARALSESQLGAEIDGHDLVIRINRAPMPAAASHGARTDWLALATRLGGADRARIGAARYLWMSHKRKRLDWATASSPGFYLHPLADYAALKARLGAQPTTGAMLIDLLARAPLAGLRLYGFDFMASLSLSGGRRAEQTPHDFAAEAAMVADLMARDSRITLAKS encoded by the coding sequence GTGAGCCGGGCGGGGTTTTACCTCGCGCGGCTGATGCGTCGCGAGGCGCCGATCGCGGCGCTGTCGGTGCCGCAGGCCGCGCTTCTCAATGATCTCGCCGGGCGGCGGGTGGCGCTGGTGGGCAATGCGCGCGCGCTCTCCGAGAGCCAGTTGGGCGCCGAGATCGACGGCCATGATCTGGTGATAAGGATCAACCGCGCGCCGATGCCGGCGGCGGCGAGCCACGGGGCGCGCACCGATTGGCTTGCGCTTGCGACCCGGCTGGGCGGGGCGGATCGCGCGCGGATCGGTGCCGCGCGCTATCTGTGGATGAGCCACAAGAGGAAGCGCCTCGATTGGGCGACCGCTTCGAGCCCCGGGTTTTACCTGCATCCGCTGGCCGATTACGCGGCGCTCAAGGCGCGGCTCGGCGCGCAGCCTACCACCGGCGCGATGCTGATCGATCTGCTTGCCCGCGCGCCGCTGGCGGGGCTGCGGCTTTACGGCTTCGATTTCATGGCCTCGCTCTCGCTCTCGGGCGGGCGCCGGGCCGAGCAGACGCCGCATGATTTCGCCGCCGAGGCCGCGATGGTCGCCGATCTGATGGCGCGGGATTCGCGCATCACCTTGGCGAAATCGTAG
- the modC gene encoding molybdenum ABC transporter ATP-binding protein, whose translation MMLEVALSHPLGALRLDLRFAAPPGVTALFGPSGAGKTSVINAVAGLLRPETGRIVCAGEVLLDTARGLCLPPEARRVGYVFQDARLFPHLDVRANLTYGARFAPRGATGPGFDQIVALLGIEALLTRRPAALSGGEKARVAIGRALLSKPRILLLDEPLAALDAPRRAEILPFLERLGEAGLPVLYVSHSAAEVARLAQTVILMAEGRARAIGPTSEIFADPGLAGLFGADQAGAVLPARVAETAPDGLTRLETEAGPLFIADLAAPPGAEVRLRIHASDVMIARTRPEQISALNILPGVIERIEAEPGGRAWAQIRLGQSAILARLTQRSVAALGLAPGVGCHAILKSVVLARDELSLRA comes from the coding sequence ATGATGCTCGAGGTCGCCCTCTCCCACCCGCTCGGCGCGCTGCGGCTTGACCTGCGCTTTGCCGCGCCGCCCGGCGTCACCGCGCTCTTCGGCCCCTCTGGCGCGGGCAAAACCAGCGTGATCAACGCGGTGGCGGGCCTTCTGCGCCCCGAGACCGGGCGTATTGTTTGCGCGGGCGAGGTGCTTCTCGATACCGCGCGCGGGCTCTGCCTGCCGCCCGAGGCGCGCCGCGTGGGCTATGTGTTTCAGGACGCGCGGCTCTTCCCGCATCTCGACGTGCGCGCGAACCTGACCTATGGAGCGCGCTTTGCGCCGCGCGGCGCCACCGGGCCGGGGTTTGACCAGATCGTCGCGCTGCTCGGCATCGAGGCGCTTCTCACCCGCCGCCCCGCCGCGCTCTCGGGCGGCGAAAAGGCGCGCGTGGCGATCGGGCGCGCGCTGCTCTCGAAGCCCCGCATCCTGCTCCTCGACGAACCCCTCGCCGCGCTCGACGCCCCGCGCCGGGCCGAGATCTTGCCGTTTCTCGAGCGCCTCGGCGAGGCGGGCCTGCCGGTCCTCTACGTCAGCCATTCCGCGGCCGAGGTCGCGCGGCTCGCGCAAACCGTGATCCTGATGGCTGAGGGCCGCGCCCGCGCGATCGGCCCGACATCGGAGATTTTCGCCGACCCGGGGCTCGCCGGGCTCTTCGGCGCCGATCAGGCGGGCGCCGTCCTGCCCGCCCGCGTGGCCGAGACCGCGCCCGACGGGCTCACCCGCCTCGAGACCGAGGCCGGCCCCCTCTTCATCGCCGATCTCGCCGCCCCGCCCGGCGCCGAGGTGCGCCTGCGCATCCACGCCAGCGACGTGATGATCGCGCGCACCCGCCCCGAACAGATCTCGGCGCTCAACATCCTGCCCGGCGTGATCGAGCGGATCGAGGCCGAGCCCGGCGGCCGCGCCTGGGCGCAGATCCGGCTCGGGCAAAGCGCGATCCTCGCGCGGCTCACCCAGCGCTCGGTCGCGGCGCTTGGCCTCGCGCCCGGGGTGGGGTGCCATGCGATCCTGAAATCGGTGGTGCTGGCGCGCGACGAACTTTCGCTGCGCGCCTGA
- a CDS encoding Hsp20 family protein — MRNFDLSPLYRATVGFDRVADLMDRALAADLAQPTYPPYNIEKTDENAYRISVAVAGFGSDELSVELREGALIVAGRKAEDVTPRSYLHRGIATRAFERRFALADHVKVTGASHADGMLHIELVHEVPEALKPRRIEITGPAKGTAVETVEA, encoded by the coding sequence ATGCGCAATTTCGATCTTTCGCCGCTTTACCGCGCGACCGTGGGCTTTGACCGGGTCGCCGATCTGATGGACCGGGCGCTGGCCGCTGATCTGGCCCAGCCGACCTATCCCCCCTATAACATTGAGAAAACCGACGAGAACGCCTATCGGATCTCGGTCGCCGTCGCGGGCTTTGGCTCTGATGAGCTGAGCGTCGAGCTGCGCGAGGGGGCACTCATCGTCGCGGGCCGCAAGGCCGAGGATGTGACGCCGCGCAGCTATCTGCATCGCGGCATCGCGACGCGCGCTTTCGAGCGCCGCTTTGCGCTGGCCGATCATGTGAAGGTCACCGGCGCGAGCCATGCCGACGGGATGCTCCATATCGAGCTCGTCCATGAGGTGCCCGAGGCACTCAAGCCCCGGCGCATCGAGATCACCGGCCCGGCGAAGGGGACCGCGGTCGAGACGGTCGAGGCCTGA